A genome region from Bacillaceae bacterium IKA-2 includes the following:
- a CDS encoding alpha/beta hydrolase: MKVKSKAIIKKIVAYTLAFLLLFSGYVILSVYYWSITDEGRLPPKTAVILHAVNNNIITSDMKTPKFLVKSSPSKIAREEITMPLSEDISIFGRVYYPKSEGPHPIILYYHGGAFLEGYGSIETHDNIIRALSARTGSVVIAVGYRVAPEYIFPTAVEDSYATLIWAYEQAERWNGDKDRIAVVGDSAGGNLATAVAIMARDERGPSIVAQALLYPLTTFQDLPLRSRIMYDSGYYLLSRNVMSRSRELYTPLEEMWLSPYLSPLNAENLADLPAALIITAEFDPLRDEGEQYGQRLAESGVPVRHLHYKGVMHGFISFYEVMELGEHGLAETALFLRQAFQEPEVNPEQYEQKIIGTNQGAKKIREYIEAYAMAAFIIVKDISAR; the protein is encoded by the coding sequence GTGAAAGTTAAATCTAAAGCAATAATAAAAAAAATAGTAGCATATACGCTAGCTTTTTTGCTGCTATTTAGCGGTTATGTGATTTTATCTGTTTATTATTGGTCAATAACAGACGAAGGACGTCTGCCACCAAAAACTGCTGTGATTCTTCATGCAGTCAATAATAATATCATAACATCTGATATGAAAACACCAAAATTCCTAGTCAAATCAAGCCCCTCGAAAATTGCAAGAGAAGAAATTACTATGCCCTTATCAGAAGATATTTCGATTTTTGGACGAGTGTATTATCCCAAAAGTGAAGGTCCACATCCAATCATCTTATATTATCACGGTGGTGCATTTTTAGAAGGTTATGGAAGCATTGAAACGCATGACAATATTATTCGTGCTTTGTCTGCAAGGACAGGGAGTGTCGTGATTGCTGTTGGATACCGTGTGGCTCCGGAATATATTTTTCCAACTGCTGTAGAAGATAGTTATGCCACTTTAATATGGGCCTATGAACAGGCTGAACGGTGGAATGGTGATAAGGATCGGATTGCCGTAGTAGGAGATAGTGCAGGCGGAAATTTAGCTACTGCAGTTGCAATAATGGCCAGGGATGAACGAGGACCTAGTATTGTTGCCCAAGCCCTACTTTATCCATTAACAACCTTTCAAGACTTACCTTTACGGTCACGGATTATGTATGATAGTGGTTATTATTTATTGTCAAGAAATGTCATGTCCCGGTCCCGTGAATTGTATACACCATTAGAAGAAATGTGGTTAAGTCCTTACCTTTCCCCTTTGAATGCCGAAAATCTTGCAGACTTACCAGCTGCGCTGATTATTACAGCTGAATTTGATCCTCTACGTGATGAAGGGGAACAATATGGCCAAAGACTTGCTGAAAGTGGTGTTCCTGTCAGACATTTACATTATAAAGGGGTCATGCATGGATTTATCTCGTTTTATGAAGTGATGGAATTAGGCGAGCATGGATTAGCAGAAACTGCTTTATTTTTAAGGCAGGCATTTCAAGAACCAGAGGTTAATCCTGAACAATATGAACAAAAGATTATTGGAACTAATCAAGGTGCAAAGAAAATCCGCGAATATATAGAGGCCTATGCTATGGCTGCTTTTATCATTGTAAAGGATATAAGCGCTAGATAA
- the uvsE gene encoding UV DNA damage repair endonuclease UvsE: MKLGYACLNVTLGTKMRTCRIKTVELLGNEKIKELTIANLKEVRKILQWNIDNEIDLFRISSDIVPFGSHQILTWDWWLDEEVLAITEQIKALKQENSSRLTVHPGQYTIINSQSQKVVKNAFSDLEYHNKLLNLVGGTDMVIHVGGVYGDKEAAKKRWITNYKRLSDDIKSKLILENDDKSFHLKDIIDIHSETGVPICFDIHHHNLNKSEDFDLGRGLDQVIQSWKGIRKPKMHISSGKNSILDRSHHDYILEEDFTAFMTILKDNDVDIMFEAKKKELAVLKIINKV, from the coding sequence ATGAAGCTAGGTTATGCTTGTTTAAATGTAACTTTAGGAACGAAAATGCGAACCTGTCGGATCAAAACAGTAGAATTATTAGGAAACGAAAAAATAAAGGAACTAACAATCGCTAACTTAAAGGAAGTCAGAAAAATACTACAATGGAATATCGACAATGAGATTGATCTTTTTCGGATTAGTAGTGATATCGTTCCATTTGGGAGTCATCAAATTTTGACTTGGGATTGGTGGCTTGATGAAGAGGTTTTAGCAATAACTGAACAGATAAAAGCACTGAAACAAGAAAATAGTAGTAGGCTAACTGTACATCCTGGTCAGTATACAATTATTAATTCTCAGTCTCAAAAAGTTGTCAAAAATGCTTTTTCTGATTTAGAGTACCACAATAAGTTATTAAATCTAGTTGGTGGAACGGATATGGTTATTCATGTTGGCGGTGTTTATGGTGATAAAGAAGCAGCAAAAAAACGCTGGATTACTAATTACAAAAGATTAAGTGACGACATTAAAAGCAAGTTAATATTAGAAAATGATGACAAATCTTTTCATCTAAAGGACATAATCGATATTCATAGTGAAACAGGAGTGCCGATTTGTTTTGATATTCATCATCATAACTTGAACAAAAGTGAAGACTTCGATTTAGGAAGGGGTCTAGATCAAGTCATCCAATCATGGAAGGGAATTAGAAAACCGAAAATGCATATTAGTTCTGGAAAAAATTCTATACTTGATCGATCTCATCATGATTATATTTTGGAAGAGGACTTTACGGCATTTATGACTATTTTAAAAGACAATGACGTCGACATTATGTTTGAAGCAAAAAAGAAAGAGTTAGCAGTTTTGAAAATTATAAATAAAGTGTGA
- a CDS encoding aminotransferase A, whose product MEHLINNQVKNIQISGIRQFFNMVAKVPDAIQLTIGQPDFPTPDHIKEAGKKAIDENRTGYTKNRGLDELCLAATEFQKSKYGLSYDPKTEVITTVGASQAIDISLRTILEKGVEVILPGPVYPAYEPIIKMCGAIPVYIDTRETNFKLTAAQIEGAITDKTRCVILPYPANPTGCILTEVELAAIADVLKDKDIFIVSDEIYSELVYGQSHRSIASFPEMKAKTLIINGLSKSHAMTGWRIGFVFAPENISKHILKVHQYNVSCASSISQYAASIALTAGVNDADTMRIEYQRRRDYVYDRLVSMGIDVVKPEGAFYLFPSIEKFGMSADEFATRLLQEGKVACVPGTAFSSYGEGYLRISYAYSMEILEEGCNRIEKFILTM is encoded by the coding sequence ATGGAACATTTAATTAACAATCAAGTAAAAAACATTCAAATTTCTGGTATCCGCCAATTTTTCAACATGGTAGCTAAGGTCCCAGATGCGATTCAACTTACAATTGGTCAACCAGATTTTCCAACTCCTGACCATATTAAAGAAGCAGGTAAAAAAGCAATTGACGAGAATAGGACAGGCTACACGAAAAATAGAGGGCTAGATGAGCTTTGCCTTGCAGCAACGGAATTTCAAAAAAGTAAATATGGACTTTCTTATGATCCAAAAACAGAAGTAATCACAACAGTGGGAGCTAGTCAGGCGATTGATATTAGCTTGCGGACGATTTTAGAAAAAGGTGTCGAAGTAATTCTTCCAGGACCTGTATATCCAGCCTATGAACCAATTATTAAAATGTGTGGCGCTATTCCAGTTTACATTGATACAAGAGAAACAAATTTCAAATTAACTGCAGCACAAATTGAAGGAGCGATAACTGATAAAACAAGATGTGTTATCCTCCCATACCCTGCTAACCCGACAGGCTGTATTTTAACAGAAGTTGAATTAGCGGCAATTGCTGATGTATTGAAAGACAAAGATATTTTTATTGTTTCTGATGAAATATATAGTGAGTTAGTTTACGGTCAATCGCACCGTTCAATTGCTTCGTTTCCAGAAATGAAAGCAAAAACACTCATCATCAATGGACTCTCAAAATCACATGCAATGACCGGATGGCGGATTGGCTTTGTTTTTGCTCCTGAAAATATTAGTAAGCATATCTTAAAAGTACACCAATACAATGTAAGTTGTGCAAGCTCGATTTCCCAATATGCGGCATCTATTGCTTTAACAGCAGGTGTTAATGATGCAGATACAATGAGAATTGAATATCAGCGGCGGCGTGATTATGTTTACGACCGCTTAGTATCGATGGGGATCGATGTCGTAAAACCAGAAGGGGCTTTTTATTTATTTCCTTCGATAGAAAAGTTTGGAATGAGTGCCGATGAATTTGCAACAAGACTACTTCAAGAGGGAAAAGTTGCTTGTGTTCCAGGTACAGCTTTTTCAAGTTACGGAGAAGGCTATCTACGCATCTCTTACGCTTATAGTATGGAAATTCTTGAAGAAGGCTGTAATCGAATTGAGAAATTTATCCTAACTATGTAA